Part of the Primulina huaijiensis isolate GDHJ02 chromosome 15, ASM1229523v2, whole genome shotgun sequence genome is shown below.
AGTTGGGTTTTGAATGGACTTTTCCAAATAAAGCATATGACCTGTTTATTATGGAGTCAGGCCTTCCCACCGGGAGAAGATCTACGAGCTTCTGGTATCTGGTAAATCATTGCGTTTTTTGATCGATATGGTTGGAGAGGAACAATAGAATTTTCACAGATTCGTCGGAGTCCGTGGAcgaatttttggaaaaaatcaaattcagaatTGCGACTTGGACGACTAACCTGCCAAAGTTTAATCACTTATTTAATTCAGACTTAGTTAGGAATTGAAAATTTATACGGTCACGACGATAGTGTGGTGGTGATTTTTCGACTTCCCTCGTCAGGTGTTTtgcggattactcatccgctTCTATTGTAAACACttctattattataataaagtttagttttctatccaaaaaaaaatttaatatagaaGCAATAAAACTGGATCGTGCCATTTGCTGTTAAGAAACAGCAATAACTATTGCAGCTTAGAGCTATGCAATTTTTTTTGCCAAGCTATAATATATTAATCCAGTTTGATTATCCAAAAAATTACTCTGTAAACTAGAGTTAGAGATACGACATCTATAGAGCAGATTCAAGTTCTATCTTCGGtacaatatttttaacaaacatTCCCCATCAGCTGTCTAAGTGATAAGAGAACATGTTGGGGGTGTGAAAAGCTTCAAAACCTTCGTTTGAAGGAGTACGTGGATTTGTACAAAGACCAACAACTCTGCAGAGTCAAAATTTcccatatttttcaatatatccCTGCAATGATAATGACCAAATGTTAAACACCAAAGACAGATTAAACTACTGCCAATATCAgtcttcaaaaaataaataataccaAGAACATGACACTAACCTCGACAAGCTTTGAAAGTTTGACCTGAGATATAGAAAGATATGACTTAATTGATTCAGCTGTGTTAGGAATTTGGTCGGGTTGTACTGTGCTCAGAACCTTTTCAACTGCCTTCTTGACTATAATTTTATGAGCAtctttgctcataagcccctcTCGCCAAGTTGGCTTCACCATTTCTTTCACATATTCCACAAGCGCGGCATGGAAATATTTCAGAGCTTTTGATTCATTCAGCACGTTCTCATCTCTCTTGATATCAATATCATTCTCATATTTTTGGCCACATCCATCCATTTGCAGTTCCTTCTGGTGTCTTGGTTCATCCAGTTTCAGTCCATTATCACAACTAGAGCTCAACCCGATTGCTTTCTCGGTATCTCCGACGCGATTAACATCCAGAAGCTTCTCTTTTTGCAatttatttgattgaaaatGTGCATTATTAACAGATACTCCTGGGtcaaaataagaaaattcaaatggccCATCTTTGGCACCTGTTTGCACGACACCGTCAAGAATGGGATCGTAAGGACTTTCTTTCAGAAATAAATTCTGGGTAATAACATGTGACGGGCGAAATGGAACAGATGGTTCCCAACCATCAgggaaaattttggttttatacTTGGTTGTTTGTGTATTTGTGAGGTTATTGCTTCCTGAATTAGAACCAGAAAATGGAGAGGGGCTTTTCCTAAAGGAAGAGGATATGGAAGCACGATATTCTTGATTGTTCTCTAGAGTATTCCAAGTCCCAAGGGCATTAGTGGTCCAAGAGGATGAACCAAAAGGCACCGGAGGTCTGGAATAATATGGTAAGTTTAACCTATGAGAATCAGGCACGAGATCATTTTTCTTGCTGATGGTTTTCTCGGTTCCAGAAGGAAAAAATCTTGACTTGTTATAAGTGTCGCATAATACACCAGAGAAATTTCCATGGAGTGCCCTATTCATATCAACTGAATGACATTTGACTGGAGGGGAAGTATAGCGGCTGAAATCATCCGAGAATGAGTTTTGTCCAACAGGTATATTACCAGCCTGTTCAAGAGCACCATCCAACATATCATGTTTATGGACAACAGATTTCTCAATCTGACAGTTGACGGGGTTATCTCTACTTTGTGGTGGTAGCATATGCACACTGGAAGAAGCTGTCACAGCCAAAAAACCATAGTCTGGTGAAAATCAAATGCAACATATTTTCCAAgacaatattcaatattaaaatatcaaaataaatatacattacTTTTAAAGTCCAAAAACTCACTTTTCTGCCCTGCAGCATCTAAGCCTTCGTTTATGTGAAGGAATTTACAGGATTTTCCTCTAATGCACCACCCTTTGGCATGAAATTCACACACAAT
Proteins encoded:
- the LOC140958684 gene encoding protein FRIGIDA-ESSENTIAL 1-like isoform X2; the encoded protein is MPLSSAAVSPSLTQASPAGGDEGQDEIEYESEYEEIEEEIEVEEEVEVEEGVEEQVVEGNEEDGDESQIGEDLTPAREENNLDDTDQDMELEQDEEHLNFDPLTMRISMENPQVDIATNQEFCGGFSSSERREGGQKEELCTKEKLTSRDTDAKASLDGKLEANDINNETFWNEGNATLTITDDCSQKDIGVGSAVAKPFQTSVKAVKVMKEMPSRMSSPPVTPRDSSYGAEFDIGNKRARIVCEFHAKGWCIRGKSCKFLHINEGLDAAGQKTSSSVHMLPPQSRDNPVNCQIEKSVVHKHDMLDGALEQAGNIPVGQNSFSDDFSRYTSPPVKCHSVDMNRALHGNFSGVLCDTYNKSRFFPSGTEKTISKKNDLVPDSHRLNLPYYSRPPVPFGSSSWTTNALGTWNTLENNQEYRASISSSFRKSPSPFSGSNSGSNNLTNTQTTKYKTKIFPDGWEPSVPFRPSHVITQNLFLKESPYDPILDGVVQTGAKDGPFEFSYFDPGVSVNNAHFQSNKLQKEKLLDVNRVGDTEKAIGLSSSCDNGLKLDEPRHQKELQMDGCGQKYENDIDIKRDENVLNESKALKYFHAALVEYVKEMVKPTWREGLMSKDAHKIIVKKAVEKVLSTVQPDQIPNTAESIKSYLSISQVKLSKLVEGYIEKYGKF
- the LOC140958684 gene encoding protein FRIGIDA-ESSENTIAL 1-like isoform X1, encoding MPLSSAAVSPSLTQASPAGGDEGQDEIEYESEYEEIEEEIEVEEEVEVEEGVEEQVVEGNEEDGDESQIGEDLTPAREENNLDDTDQDMELEQDEEHLNFDPLTMRISMENPQVDIATNQEFCGGFSSSERREGGQKEELCTKEKLTSRDTDAKASLDGKLEANDINNETFWNEGNATLTITDDCSQKDIGVGSAVAKPFQTSVKAVKVMKEMPSRMSSPPVTPRDSSYGAEFDIGNKRARIVCEFHAKGWCIRGKSCKFLHINEGLDAAGQKSEFLDFKTSSSVHMLPPQSRDNPVNCQIEKSVVHKHDMLDGALEQAGNIPVGQNSFSDDFSRYTSPPVKCHSVDMNRALHGNFSGVLCDTYNKSRFFPSGTEKTISKKNDLVPDSHRLNLPYYSRPPVPFGSSSWTTNALGTWNTLENNQEYRASISSSFRKSPSPFSGSNSGSNNLTNTQTTKYKTKIFPDGWEPSVPFRPSHVITQNLFLKESPYDPILDGVVQTGAKDGPFEFSYFDPGVSVNNAHFQSNKLQKEKLLDVNRVGDTEKAIGLSSSCDNGLKLDEPRHQKELQMDGCGQKYENDIDIKRDENVLNESKALKYFHAALVEYVKEMVKPTWREGLMSKDAHKIIVKKAVEKVLSTVQPDQIPNTAESIKSYLSISQVKLSKLVEGYIEKYGKF